A single Leptolyngbya ohadii IS1 DNA region contains:
- a CDS encoding alpha/beta fold hydrolase → MLQPPSFRQDSIATSLGTIVYYTADRTTPLAASMPEDQSSQSQPSIVFLHGFGGGSSAYEWSKVYPAFVPEYRVVAPDLLGWGRSNHLTRPYQIEDYLTTIREFLEQVSSTPAIVVASSLTAAFVVRVAVNHPRLMRSLILSAPTGLADFGQPYENPLAQIVSIPGVDRLLYSTAIANPLGIRTFLEQRQFAQANRVSPEIVDAYLASALQPNAEYSALSFVRGDLCFDLAQYFPDLSVPTAILWGRQAQLSSPSLAQRFAELNPRAIKAVEILEGVGLTPQLELPAVTIGVIRQFLAEL, encoded by the coding sequence ATGCTGCAACCCCCTAGTTTTCGCCAAGATTCGATCGCCACCAGTCTGGGAACGATCGTGTACTACACTGCGGATCGTACTACCCCACTAGCAGCCTCTATGCCTGAGGATCAATCCTCTCAGTCCCAGCCCTCGATCGTCTTCCTGCACGGGTTTGGGGGTGGGTCATCGGCGTATGAGTGGTCGAAGGTGTATCCAGCGTTTGTGCCCGAATATCGGGTGGTCGCGCCAGATCTGCTGGGCTGGGGACGCTCAAACCATTTGACCCGCCCCTATCAGATTGAAGATTACCTGACGACGATTCGCGAATTTTTGGAGCAGGTGAGTTCTACTCCGGCGATCGTGGTGGCATCCTCGCTGACGGCGGCTTTTGTGGTGCGGGTGGCAGTTAACCATCCCCGGCTAATGCGATCGCTCATTCTCAGTGCCCCGACTGGACTTGCGGATTTTGGGCAGCCCTACGAAAATCCTCTGGCGCAAATTGTGAGTATCCCCGGAGTCGATCGCCTGCTGTACAGTACTGCTATTGCGAACCCGCTCGGAATCCGGACATTTCTGGAGCAGCGGCAGTTTGCCCAGGCAAATCGAGTCTCGCCTGAAATCGTCGATGCCTATTTAGCCTCTGCCCTTCAGCCCAACGCCGAATACAGTGCCCTATCTTTTGTCCGGGGCGATCTGTGCTTCGATCTGGCGCAGTACTTCCCCGATCTATCCGTTCCAACTGCGATTTTGTGGGGACGGCAGGCACAGTTGAGCAGTCCATCCCTGGCACAGCGATTTGCCGAACTCAATCCTCGCGCCATCAAAGCCGTTGAAATTCTGGAAGGCGTTGGTCTAACCCCCCAGCTCGAACTGCCTGCGGTGACGATCGGAGTAATTCGCCAGTTTTTAGCCGAACTGTGA
- a CDS encoding phage holin family protein gives MLGYLLNTLITALSLLIVDIVVPGVNLANFPAAMLAGVAIGVVNGGIRPILSLLSLPINFLTLGAFSLVVNGFCFWLASLFVPGFSVVGLLAFILGPVVLSLGTTFLNRYFADKRMGQTNADAAVGTTLETSSK, from the coding sequence ATGTTGGGCTATTTGTTGAATACTCTGATCACTGCCCTGAGTCTGCTGATCGTCGATATCGTGGTTCCCGGTGTAAACCTGGCAAACTTTCCAGCGGCAATGCTGGCAGGGGTGGCGATCGGCGTTGTGAACGGTGGGATTAGACCAATTTTGTCGCTGCTGTCGCTACCAATTAATTTTCTTACCCTTGGCGCGTTCTCCCTGGTCGTCAACGGATTCTGCTTCTGGCTCGCTTCCCTGTTTGTTCCCGGCTTCAGCGTGGTAGGTCTGCTGGCGTTCATTCTGGGTCCGGTTGTGCTGTCCCTGGGAACCACGTTCCTGAACCGCTACTTTGCGGATAAGCGCATGGGGCAAACCAACGCAGATGCTGCGGTAGGAACAACCCTGGAAACCAGCAGCAAATAG
- a CDS encoding YqaE/Pmp3 family membrane protein — protein MKLLRYALGILVPPVGVFLTYGISSTLLINILLTVLGWIPGSIHAVWAISKFDEKVSQQEIG, from the coding sequence ATGAAACTTCTTCGCTACGCACTCGGAATTCTGGTTCCCCCGGTTGGTGTTTTCCTTACCTACGGAATCAGCTCGACGCTGTTAATTAACATTCTCCTGACCGTCCTGGGCTGGATTCCCGGCAGCATTCATGCGGTTTGGGCGATCAGCAAGTTTGACGAAAAGGTAAGCCAGCAGGAAATTGGCTAA
- a CDS encoding Cof-type HAD-IIB family hydrolase: MLNPSLNLTSTPAVSPTANPTQIRLIAIDLDGTTVGESNQMTPAVKQAIQAARAQGVQVAIATGRMFQSALRFYEAIGLTLPMLTYQGALIKDPTTEQIYRHLTVSRQSALNLLDYFEQPELRDLLSIHFYINDSLYVRQITPETELYAQRSQIQPHAVGDLRKMLVDHEPTKILALCDDPDVIDRLLSSLRQQYTPAELYFTKSVATFFEATHPQVNKGTAIQYLAEEMLGLRPENVMAIGDNFNDLEMIQYAGIGVAMGNAPDPVKAAANWVAPNVELDGAAAAIERFVLNVR; encoded by the coding sequence ATGCTAAATCCCTCCCTGAATCTGACGTCAACCCCCGCTGTATCTCCGACAGCCAATCCGACCCAGATTCGTTTGATTGCGATCGATCTGGATGGTACGACCGTGGGTGAATCGAACCAGATGACTCCTGCGGTAAAACAGGCAATCCAGGCGGCACGGGCACAGGGCGTACAGGTGGCGATCGCGACGGGGCGGATGTTTCAGTCGGCGCTGCGATTCTATGAGGCGATTGGTTTAACCCTGCCGATGCTGACCTACCAGGGCGCGTTGATCAAAGATCCCACCACAGAGCAAATCTACCGCCATCTCACCGTCTCCCGTCAGTCGGCACTGAACTTGCTGGACTATTTTGAGCAGCCAGAACTCCGGGATCTGCTGTCGATTCACTTCTATATCAACGATTCCCTCTACGTGCGGCAGATTACCCCGGAGACGGAGCTATATGCCCAGCGCAGCCAGATCCAGCCCCATGCGGTCGGCGATTTGCGGAAAATGCTCGTGGATCATGAGCCGACTAAAATTCTTGCCCTCTGTGATGATCCGGACGTGATCGATCGCCTCCTGTCCTCGCTGCGCCAGCAATATACTCCGGCAGAACTCTATTTCACTAAGTCTGTCGCCACTTTCTTTGAGGCAACCCACCCGCAGGTCAACAAGGGCACAGCGATTCAATACCTCGCGGAAGAAATGCTGGGATTACGCCCCGAGAACGTGATGGCGATCGGCGATAACTTCAACGACCTGGAGATGATTCAGTATGCGGGCATTGGGGTAGCAATGGGAAATGCGCCCGACCCCGTGAAAGCTGCTGCCAACTGGGTTGCCCCGAATGTTGAGTTGGATGGAGCTGCTGCCGCGATCGAGCGATTTGTGCTGAATGTGCGGTGA